Proteins encoded together in one Telopea speciosissima isolate NSW1024214 ecotype Mountain lineage chromosome 4, Tspe_v1, whole genome shotgun sequence window:
- the LOC122658209 gene encoding F-box/kelch-repeat protein At3g06240-like, whose protein sequence is MEKKESERISNEADIENIDPLLAMGDELATDILIRLPLKTLFRSKCVSIRWNCLISDSLFACMYVNRQEGGSRTHTTTPISFFCQLDHFAFDYEYLPPEDKRLHFLRLDNDAKDESDDNHVVMQHRVRSFEHNVFMVDSSNGLLLFAGTGNKLYFVSNLVSKQWVALPQPKSCYPYESAKLVRKYDDSYKPSLTQMKFEVLLFSRYENMSSLFLEIFSSETGNWRMVVLHNYPSYFRTLHCHTLFNGAAYWLDEHAGGAARIAALDFSHLKMASMPSHSVPHSDLAVMPEDCVQFIPLPASSDLPSNGFLGFSGGLLHYAESNLTNLHIWALSSGGLSQSSQVAWSLKQSVSLQFMIDEHPDIFHCIPNYEGEYDIRHKQHKFHFSPLAFHPSGLHLVLLSLPGMIVSYHIQKRKLEVVHHYNVQNFRHVPRFIVLSYNYPAWPTRLPPVRNDFPYSD, encoded by the coding sequence atggagaagaaggagagtgagAGAATCAGCAATGAAGCTgacattgaaaatatagatcCGCTGCTGGCTATGGGAGATGAATTGGCAACTGATATACTCATTCGGCTCCctttaaagacactttttagatccAAGTGCGTTTCGATTCGCTGGAATTGCTTGATCTCAGATTCCCTTTTTGCCTGTATGTATGTTAATAGACAAGAAGGAGGATCACGTACCCATACGACCACCCCCATCAGTTTCTTTTGTCAGTTAGATCATTTTGCATTTGATTATGAATATTTGCCGCCAGAGGACAAGAGACTTCACTTTCTTAGGCTTGACAATGATGCCAAGGATGAAAGCGATGACAATCATGTCGTCATGCAACACAGAGTGAGATCTTTTGAACATAATGTCTTCATGGTTGATTCTAGCAACGGGTTACTACTATTTGCTGGGACTGGAAACAAGTTGTACTTTGTGTCTAACTTGGTATCTAAGCAATGGGTTGCCCTGCCTCAACCTAAAAGTTGTTATCCATATGAAAGTGCCAAATTAGTCCGCAAATACGATGACAGTTACAAACCCTCTCTCACCCAGATGAAATTCGAAGTTTTACTTTTCTCACGCTATGAGAATATGAGTTCACTATTTTTGGAAATCTTTTCTTCAGAGACTGGAAATTGGAGAATGGTAGTACTCCATAATTATCCTTCTTATTTTAGAACACTTCACTGTCATACCTTGTTCAATGGGGCTGCATACTGGTTGGATGAACATGCTGGTGGTGCTGCTAGGATTGCTGCCCTTGATTTTAGCCATCTTAAGATGGCATCCATGCCATCACACTCAGTTCCACACAGTGATCTTGCTGTGATGCCAGAGGATTGTGTTCAGTTCATCCCATTGCCTGCAAGCAGTGATCTTCCCAGCAATGGATTCTTGGGATTCTCGGGTGGTTTATTGCACTATGCTGAGAGCAACCTGACCAATCTCCACATCTGGGCTCTTTCCAGTGGAGGACTCTCACAGTCCTCTCAGGTTGCATGGTCTCTGAAGCAGAGTGTCAGTCTACAGTTCATGATCGATGAACATCCGGATATATTTCACTGTATTCCCAATTACGAAGGAGAGTATGATATCAGGCATAAACAACATAAGTTTCACTTCTCTCCGTTGGCTTTCCATCCATCAGGTCTCCACCTTGTTTTGTTGAGCTTGCCAGGGATGATAGTCTCATATCACATTCAGAAGAGAAAGTTGGAGGTTGTGCACCATTACAATGTCCAAAACTTTCGTCATGTTCCTCGCTTCATAGTCCTATCTTACAACTATCCTGCATGGCCTACTCGATTGCCCCCTGTAAGAAATGACTTTCCTTATTCTGATTGA